The nucleotide sequence GTCCGCCGCCCGGCGTAGCGGACGAAATCGTACATGTCTCCGCCAAGTTCGCGCGCGGGCACGAACTTCGCCGCCAGCTGCGCGTTGGCGATGGTGGGGCAGCACGCCGGCAGCAGGCGCCGCTGGAGCTCGCGCGCCATCGCGAGGTCGCGCTCCAGCCGCTGCTCTTCCTTGGCGAGGCGCTCGTACAGCCGCGCGTTCTCGACCGCGATGGCGATCTGCGCCGCCAGCGTGGTGAGCGTCCGCATGTGGTCTTCGGTGAAGTAGCCGCGCTTGGTGTGCTCCAGGTCGAGCACGCCGATGACGCGCTCCTTGTATTTCAGCGGGACGCACAGTTCCGACTTGGTCTCCGGGTTGAGCGCGATGTAGCGCGCGTCCTTGGCGACGTCGGGCGCGAGCACCGCCTCGCCGCTCTGCGCCGCGGCGCCGACCAGCCCGCGCCCGATGGGGATGTCGTGCTTCAGCTGGATGCTCTGCTTGAAGCGCAGCGAGAAGCGGTGTTCCAGCTTCTGACCGCTGTTGTCGACCATCAGGATGGAGAACATCTGGTAGTCGATGAGCCGGTTGAGCGCTTCCGCCGTCCGCTTGAAGAGCTGGTCGAGGTTCAGGATGGAAGTGAGCTCGCGCGAGATCTCGCTCAGCAACTCGAGCGTCTGCGCCTGCCGCGCGACGCGCGTGTACAGGCGCGCGTTCTCGATGCCGGCCGCGATGCGCGAGGCGACCAGCGAGAGCATGCGCACGTGCTCGTCGTTGAAGTACGCCAGCTGCGTCGACTGGATGTCGAGCACGCCGATCACCCGGTTCTTCACGATCATTGGGACGGCCAGCTCCGAGCGCACCTCCGGGTGCGCGTTGATGTACGTCGGCACCTGGCTCACGTCGTCCGAGCGCACCGGCTCACGCCGCTCCACCGCCGTACCCGTGATGCCTTCGCCCACCTTCACCCGCAGCCGCTCCTTCACGCCCGGCAGGTGGCCGATCTCGAAGCGCATGCGCAGCGTCTGCGTGCGCTCGTTCAGCAGCAGGATGGCGAAGATCTCGTAGTCGAGGAAACGGCGGATGACCTCCGCTACCCGCGTGAGCAGGGTGTCGACGTCGAGCGTCGTGTTGATGACGTCGGCGACCTCGACCAGGAACTGCTGGAAGCGCTGGGAACTAGGCTCGCTCTTGGCTTGGACAGGAGTAGACACTACTTCCATCTTAGCGGGTCGTCTTGTGGATTGTCTGTATACGCGCTCCTTCGAGCAGTCACCGGCGGTCGAGGCTGACAAGGCGCGGCAACGAGTGTGGCGAAGGGCGGGAAGCTCGAACGCCGACGCCCGATGAGATCAGAGCAGGGGCGCGAGGCCGCGAGTCTTTCGGATGTGGTCCGCACGCAGTAGGAGTGCGGCGGCCGCATCCTGACCGACGATCTGGCCTAGCGCGACGGCGGCGCGTTGAGCGAGCATGATGTCGCGGTCCAGCATAGCGCTATCCAGCGCACTCACTGCGCTGTTGGCGGCAGGCCCGAGTTTCCCGAGCGCCTCAGCAGCGTTCCATTTGTCCATCGTCAGAGCACTTTTCTGCAGCTTGGTGATGAGGGCTGCCACCTCGGCTTCGCTCATTCGTCGTTCCTTCCTGTGATCACCAGCGTCTCGCCGCATTGCACGCAGCGAAACCTTGTCGTCCAAACCGCAAAATCGAACAGGTCCGGGGCTTTCTCGCGCAGTTGGCGGAGCACGGCGGTGCGATTATAGATAGCGCCGCAGACCGGGCAAGTGGGATTCTCTGTCATCGGCTGCTCGCTCACGCGTGCGTACGATTCACGACGCGCCCATCTCTCTCAATATCTGCGCGGCCGTCGACGTCCCGATCCGATCCGCGCCGGCATCGAGCATGCGCCGCACATCAGCGGCCGTCCGGATGCCGCCGGAGGCCTTGACCTTCGCGCGGTCCCCGACCACGCCGCGCATCAGGTGAATGTCGTCCGTGGTCGCCGGACCGTTGGACCCGGTGCAGGTCTTCACGAAATCCGCGCCCGCGGCCACCGAGATCTCGCACGCCAGGATCTTCTCCTCGATGGTCAGCAGCGGCGTCTCCAGGATGACCTTCAGGATGGCCCCGCGCCCGTGCGCCACGGTGGCGACGGCCCGGATATCGAGTTCGACCAGGCGCCGCTCGCCCGACTTCAGCGCCCCGACGTTCATCACCATGTCGAGTTCGCGCGCGCCCAGCCGCAAAGCCTCCACGGCCTCGAAGCGCTTGCTGGTGGTCAGCGCCGCGCCGAGCGGGAAGCCGACCGGCGTTCCCACCAGCGTCGAGGTCCCGCGCAGCACGTCGCAAGCAAGCGACACGTAGACCGGATGCACGAAGACGGTCGCCATCGCGAAGCGCGCGGCTTCGTCGCACAATGCCATCACCTGGTCGCGGGTGGTCTCGGTCTTGAGGAGGGTGGAATCGAGCAGTCGGGCGACCTGCTTCCAGTCGCGCGCCTGGTCTTCGCGCGAACCAGCCGGCCGTTCGACCGTCAATGTCTGTTGGGAAGACACTGTCTACGGCGGACTCTAGCAAAACTCGCCAGCCCGCGCCAGCATCATTCTGCCGGTTTGAGGATGCAGATGTCCCGCAGGTTCCGATACTGCTCGGCGTGGTCCATGCCGTAGCCGACGACGAAGTGGTCGGGGATGGTGAACCCGACGTAGTCCGCCTCCACCTGCTGCACGCGGCGCGAGGGCTTGTCGAGCAGCGCGGCGATCTTCAGCGCCTTGGGTTCGTGCGCCGCCAGCACCTTCCTGAGGTAGGCGAGCGTCAGGCCGGTGTCGAGGATGTCTTCGACCAAGATGACGTTGCGCTCCTCCATCGACTCATCCACGTCCTTCATCAGGCGCACCTCGCCGGAGGAGTGCATGCTATTGCCGTAGCTCGAGACGGCGAGGAAGTCGAACGAGCAATCCAGCGGCAGCGCGCGCGCCAGGTCGGAAAGAAAGATGCACGCGCCCTTCAGCACGCCCAGCAGCACCACCGGCTCGCCGCGGAAGTCGCCAGCGATCTGCGCCGCCATCTCGCGCACGCGGTGCGCGATGGCCGCTTCCGAAAACAGCACATTGAGCTCCGGCATCCCCGCTAGTCTCAAGGCAGCAGTTTCCGGTTTCAAGCGGGAAACAGTGGTGATACAACATCGGCCCATGCTCGGATTTCTCAACGGCCTCTGGGTGTCGTTCCTGCCGGAAGCGTGGCGCAAGAGCTACTTCGCCTCGCTGGTGGCGAACGTCAACGCCGGGACGCTCCTCACCGGCATCGCGCAGGCGCTCGTTTGCCTGGCGCTGCTCGGCGGGCACTACCCGGCGTTCGTCCGGTCGCAGATCGCCGGCATGGGTGACGCCACCGTGAAAGCCGCGGAGCAGGGCGGCGAGACTGCCGTCATGGGGCTCGGCCCGCTCCTGCTCGTCGCCTACCTCTTCCAGCCGCTGAGTCTCTTCTTCCTCTATTTCCTGGTCGAAGGCGTGACACGGGGCGTCTCCATCATTGTGAGCCACGAACCGCTGCCCACGTTGCCGCTGTTCCTCGCCTCGCTGCTGGATGCGCGCGCGCGCGCCTACCGGCGCGAAAAGGAGCTCGGGCCCCGTGTCCTCGACACCATGCAGCCCGAAGGCGCCGGCGACCTGCTCATCGCCAGTTGCCGTCCGAAGCCATGGAACCAGCTCACCACCATCCGCTACCAGGACGAGCTGTACGAGGTCGCCAAGACCAACCAGGGCGCCAAGCCCCGCCAGTTCCTCTACCTGCTGCGCAAGATCCCGGCGCACAAGCTGGTGCGCGGCGTCCACGATTACGCGCCCGACGAAGCCCTCACCGAGAAAGAGCGCGCGGCGCTGGCCGCGAAGGCCGCCGCGAAGGATTAGGGAAGCAAAACCTCCGCCGCTGCAGCCCTGGCGGCGACGTTTCCGGCTCGGTTTGCGCAAAGGACGCTGTTTGTGTAACTTACAGCCATGCGCAAATGGTTGCGCGAACGCATGCGACGCCGCAGGAAATCCCCAGACACCGAACAGACCGGAAAGATCGGCCAGGAGCGCCCGCAGGGCTCCGCTCCGCTGGTGCCCTCGTACGACTTCGAGGAGCCCAAGCCGGCGCGCCGCGAAGAGCGCGGTCGCTTCGAAGTGGAGACGCAGCCCGAATCGCTCTCCTCGCCGCCGCTGACCAACGCCATCCCGGAGCCGCCGAGGCCGACGCAGAAGCGCGCCCCGCGCGGCGTGGTGGTGCTGACGATCGGCCTGCCCGGGTCCGGTAAGAGCACGTGGTACAAGCGCCGCGGCATCACACCGCTCTCCAGCGACCTGCTCCGCACCATCCTGTTCGACAACATCACTGAGCAGCGTTACCAGCACCTGGTGTTCTCGACGCTGCGCTCGCTGCTGCGCGCGCGCCTCATCGCCAAGATGCCGTGGAACTACGTGGACGCGACCAACCTTTCGCCGCACGAGCGCAAGCAGTGGATCAAGATGGCGAAGGGGTTCGGCTACGAGGTGCAGGCGGTGTTCTTCGACGTCCCGCTGGAGGTCTGCATGGAGCGGAACCGGCGGCGCGAACGCGTCGTGCCGGAAGACGTGATGCAGCGCATGGCGTCGAAGCTCAAGCCCCCGACCTTCGGGGAGGGCTTCTCGAAGATCGTCGTCGTGCGCGTGAAGGGAAGCGGCGCTTCCGAGTAGCTCAGGCTTTTTCCAGCGCTCTCTCCAGGTCGGCGATGATGTCGTGCCGGTCCTCCAGTCCGATGGAGAGCCGTATCCCGCCGGGGTCGAGCTTCTGCTTCTTCTCGTGCTCCAGTTCGCGCGGGTTCGACTCCGCCGCCTGGTACGCCGAGTGCGTCATGGAGTAAGGATTCTCGATCAGCGTCTTGATCTGCCCCAGGCTGACGGCCAGCGTCACGCAATACGCGTTGTCGGCCACGTAGTCGATGAAGCGCGCGCCCGCATCATAGCGCCCCGGTCGTTCCTTCAGTGCGAAGTAGATCATCGAGCCGGGCGCGAACTTCCCGCGGTAGTCCACCATCTGCTTCTCGGCCAGCGCGCGCTGCGGGAAGCTGGCCAGCCCCGGGTACGCCACG is from Terriglobales bacterium and encodes:
- a CDS encoding GAF domain-containing SpoIIE family protein phosphatase, producing the protein MSTPVQAKSEPSSQRFQQFLVEVADVINTTLDVDTLLTRVAEVIRRFLDYEIFAILLLNERTQTLRMRFEIGHLPGVKERLRVKVGEGITGTAVERREPVRSDDVSQVPTYINAHPEVRSELAVPMIVKNRVIGVLDIQSTQLAYFNDEHVRMLSLVASRIAAGIENARLYTRVARQAQTLELLSEISRELTSILNLDQLFKRTAEALNRLIDYQMFSILMVDNSGQKLEHRFSLRFKQSIQLKHDIPIGRGLVGAAAQSGEAVLAPDVAKDARYIALNPETKSELCVPLKYKERVIGVLDLEHTKRGYFTEDHMRTLTTLAAQIAIAVENARLYERLAKEEQRLERDLAMARELQRRLLPACCPTIANAQLAAKFVPARELGGDMYDFVRYAGRRTAIAIGDVSGKGAPAALYAALASGILRSHATLELNPAQMLAATNASLQNRPVEAQYLSLIYALWDERSSSMLVANSGLPRPIFCHQGETQIVESRGLPLGLFADATYDEVRIHAQAGDVFLFMSDGIIDAANEAGETFGRGRVEQIVRANHTRTADDIVEAIFAAVNAFAVGMEPFDDQTVVAAKITQ
- the deoC gene encoding deoxyribose-phosphate aldolase — translated: MTVERPAGSREDQARDWKQVARLLDSTLLKTETTRDQVMALCDEAARFAMATVFVHPVYVSLACDVLRGTSTLVGTPVGFPLGAALTTSKRFEAVEALRLGARELDMVMNVGALKSGERRLVELDIRAVATVAHGRGAILKVILETPLLTIEEKILACEISVAAGADFVKTCTGSNGPATTDDIHLMRGVVGDRAKVKASGGIRTAADVRRMLDAGADRIGTSTAAQILREMGAS
- the hpt gene encoding hypoxanthine phosphoribosyltransferase: MPELNVLFSEAAIAHRVREMAAQIAGDFRGEPVVLLGVLKGACIFLSDLARALPLDCSFDFLAVSSYGNSMHSSGEVRLMKDVDESMEERNVILVEDILDTGLTLAYLRKVLAAHEPKALKIAALLDKPSRRVQQVEADYVGFTIPDHFVVGYGMDHAEQYRNLRDICILKPAE
- a CDS encoding ATP-binding protein, with the protein product MRRRRKSPDTEQTGKIGQERPQGSAPLVPSYDFEEPKPARREERGRFEVETQPESLSSPPLTNAIPEPPRPTQKRAPRGVVVLTIGLPGSGKSTWYKRRGITPLSSDLLRTILFDNITEQRYQHLVFSTLRSLLRARLIAKMPWNYVDATNLSPHERKQWIKMAKGFGYEVQAVFFDVPLEVCMERNRRRERVVPEDVMQRMASKLKPPTFGEGFSKIVVVRVKGSGASE